The window GGCACGCCTGGGCCGACCAGCCCTGGCGGCACCGCTTCATGGCCGACGACGCGCTGCGCGCCGCCACCCCGGTCCTGCGGGTGGTGCACGCCGCCGCGCTCAAGGTCCTCAAGGAGAACGGCGTGAACGTCGAGAAGTTCGGCTCCCGCTCCTCGGTCCTCAGCGGCGCCGTCCAGGACGCGTCACCGAGGAAGGCCGACTCGTACGACGCGTGAGGCGCGGCCTGCCGAGCAGGGCTACGCCGGCCAGGCCTCCGCGAGCATCTTGCGGGTGTCGGCGAGGAGCTGCGGCAGCACCTTCGTGTGGCCGATCACGGGCATGAAGTTGGTGTCGCCGCCCCAGCGGGGAACGACGTGCTGGTGCAGATGGGCGGCGATGCCGGCGCCGGCGGCGGCGCCCTGGTTCATGCCCAGGTTGAAACCATGGGCCCCGGAGGCGCCGCGCAACGCCGTCATGGCCTGCTTGGTGAGCTCCGCGAGTTCCGCGGTCTCCGCTTCCGTCAGGTCGGTGTAGTCGGCGACATGGCGGTAGGGCACGACCATGAGGTGGCCGCCGTTGTACGGGTAGAGGTTGAGCACCGCGTACACCAGCTCGCCGCGCCGGACGATCAGACCGTCCTCGTCGGACTTGGCCGGGATCGAGCAGAAGGGGCAGCCGTCGCCGGCACCGGGGCCGCTCGGCTTGTTCTCGCCCTGGATGTAGGCCATCCGGTGGGGCGTCCACAGGCGCTGGAACGCGTCCTGCGTCCCCACTCCGATCTGCTGCTCCGGCTCACTCGTCATGCGTGCAGCATATGGCGTGCGACCTGCGGGCAGGCAAAGGCCCCCGGGGATACCCCGGGGGCCCGACGGCCTATGTCGGTGACGGCCGCAATCACACCTGCACGCGACGCTCCACCACGTCAACGATCTTCGCCAGCGCCTCGTCACGCGGAATGCCGTTCTCCTGCGAACCGTCGCGGTAGCGGAACGACACCGTGCCCGCGTTCATGTCGTCGTCACCGACGATGACCATGAACGGCACTTTCGCGCGCTGGGCGTTGCGGATCTTCTTCTGCATGCGGTCCGACGAGGAGTCCACCTCGACCCGCAGGCCCTTCTTCTTCGCGTCCGCGGCGAACTTCTGGAGGTACTCCACGTGCGCGTCGCCCACCGGGATGCCGACCGCCTGCACGGGCGCCAGCCAGGCCGGGAACGCACCCGCGTAGTGCTCCAGCAGCACCGCGAAGAACCGCTCGATGCTGCCGAAGAGCGCGCGGTGGATCATGACCGGGCGCTGCTTGGAGCCGTCCGCGGCCGTGTACTCCAGGTCGAAGCGCTCGGGCAGGTTGAAGTCGAGCTGGACCGTCGACATCTGCCACGTACGGCCGATCGCGTCCTTGACCTGGACGGAGATCTTGGGGCCGTAGAACGCCGCGCCGCCCGGGTCCGGAACGAGCTGGAGGCCCTGCTTCTCGCCGACCTGGCGCAGGGTCTCGGTGGCCTCCTCCCAGATCTCGTCGCTGCCGACGAACTTTTCCGGATCTTTGGTGGAGAGCTCCAGGTAGAAGTCGGTCAGACCGTAGTCGCGCAGCAGGTTCAGCACGAAGGTGAGCGTCTTGTCGAGCTCGTCGGCCATCTGCTCGCGGGTGCAGTAGATGTGCGCGTCGTCCTGGGTGAAGCCGCGGGCGCGGGTCAGACCGTGTACGACGCCCGACTTCTCGTACCGGTACACGGTCCCGAACTCGAAGAGCCGCAGCGGCAGTTCACGGTAGGACCGGCCGCGCGCGTCGAAGATCAGGTTGTGCATCGGGCAGTTCATGGGCTTGAGGTAGTAGTCCACGCCCTCGTCGAGCTGCATGGGCGGGTACATGCCGTCGGCGTACCAGTCCAGGTGGCCCGAGGTCTCGAAGAGCTTCCCCTTGGTCGCGTGCGGGGTGTAGACGAACTCGTAGCCCTCCTCCTCGTGGCGGCGGCGCGAGTAGTCCTCCATCACACGGCGGATGATGCCGCCCTTGGGGTGGAAGACGGCGAGGCCGGAGCCGATCTGCTCGGGGATGGAGAACAGGTCCAGCTCGCTGCCCAGCTTGCGGTGGTCGCGCTTCTCGGCCTCGGCGAGGAATTCGAGATGCGCCTTCAGCTCGTCCTTGGACGGCCAGGCGGTGCCGTAGATGCGCTGGAGCTGCTTGTTCTTCTCGTTGCCGCGCCAGTACGCCGAGGCGTTGCGCATCAGCTTGAACGCGGGGATCAGCCGGGTGGAGGGCAGGTGGGGACCGCGGCAGAGGTCCTTCCAGCACAGCTCGCCGGTCTTGGCGTCCAGGTTGTCGTAGATCGTCAGCTCGCCGGCGCCGACCTCGACGTCCGCGCCGTCGTCGTGCGACGCGGAGCCCTTGAGGCCGATCAGCTCCAGCTTGTACGGCTCGTCGGCCAGCTCCTCGCGGGCGGCCTCGTCGGTGACGACACGGCGGGAGAAGCGCTGACCCTGCTTCTGGATCGCCTGCATGCGCTTCTCGATGGCCTTGAGGTCATCGGGGTGGAAGGGCTTCTCGACGTCGAAGTCGTAGTAGAAGCCGTCCCTGACGGGCGGGCCGATGCCCAGCTTGGCCTCGGGGAAGAGCTCCTGCACGGCCTGCGCCATGACGTGCGCGGTGGAGTGGCGCAGGATGTTGAGGCCGTCCTCGGAGGAGATCTCGACGCCCTCGACGGTCTCGCCGTCCTTGATCTCGTGGGCGAGGTCCTTGAGTTCCCCGCCGACGCGCACGGCCACGATCGAGCGCTCGCCGGCGAAGAGGTCGGCGGCCGTGGTGCCCGTCGTCACCGTGCGCTCTTCCCGCTCGGAATCGCGTTGGATGATCACACGGACGTCTGACACCGGTCTCTCCTGACTGCAGGTGGGGTGCGGCGCCATACCTGGAGCGCGCGCATGACTGGGATCGTACCGACCCCGGGCCTTCTACCGCGAAACGATTACGCACGGTCCACGATCGGTCGCGGACGTGCCCGTCAGTCGCGGTCGTCCCCGCCGCACATCTCCTCGAAGTAGTCGAGATCCTCCTGCAGAGACTTCAGCAGCCGGTCGCGCTCCTCGTCGTCCACCTCCACGGGCACGACGCCGGAGGCGCCGGTGAGCCGGCGGAAGCCGCCGCGGCTCTCCAGCCGCCCGAGCACCCGCACGGGCAGTCCGACGAGGTGGGCGTGCCCGGCGACGCGGTAGTCCTCCTCGTCCAGGGTCACGCGCACGTACGGCACTTCGGCTCCCGCGAGCACCCGAAGCCGCACGGTGCCCTCGCCGCGCGGGTGCGCTCTGCGCATCCGCACCACGGTGCCGGTGATCCGGGTGAGCACCGACGGTTCGGCGCGCAGATAGCGGGCGCCGGCCTCGCGCAGTACGGGCAGGTCGCCCGGCGAGAACTCGACGGCCTCGGCGGCGGCCGCGCAGTCCTCGGGCACGCCCGCCGCGGGCGCCCACTCCACGGCGACGCGCGCGCCCTCGGTGCCGCGGACGAGGGCGACGACGGCCTCGGTGAGTTCACGGCTGGCGCCCGCGCGGACGGCACCGTCGAAGGCGTCCATGGCGCCGGTGGCCCGCCGGTAGTCGACGGCCTCGCGGACGGCGTACAGGGCCTGGTGGAGGCGGACGGCAAGAGGCCTGCCGGGGTCGACGGGAACGAAGGCGGTCAGGCCGCGGCCGTCGGCGGCTGAGCCGACGAGAACGTGGTCCAGGGAGGTGGCGGCCGAGCGCCGGTGGCGGGCGCCGTGGTAGCCGGCACGCGCGCGTGTGGCGAGCGCGGCGGCGAGCAGCATCTGGCGGGCGGCGCCGCGCAGCCGTTCCTCGACGGTCCAGCCGGCGGCGTCGGCCGGGCCCTCGGGCACGTCCCGCCACCAGCGGATCTCGTCGCTGGGCAGGGTGATGGCGATCAGTACCTCCCGTGCGGAGGGCGTGCCGCTGCGGGCGAGGGCGTCAAGGGCCTCGCCGAGCAGGTCGTCGCTGTCGGGGAGGGCGCGGCTCTCGGGCACCAGCAGGCTGGTGCCGGTGCCGCCGGGCCCGGGCGGGGTCCAGCGGCCGTAGCGGCCGGCGGCGCCGCCGCGGCGCTGCCAGCCGTGCCGGTGGAGCAGGGCCCCGAGGACGGCGGGGTCGACGTCGGAGGGGGCGGGGAGACGGCCGCGGTGGGCGTCGGCGGGATGCGGCCGTACCGGTCGCAGAGGCTCGTCGAGGGGGCGGTGCGTCATGGTCTGCCTCCCGTTCCGACCCGCGTCATGATCTCGCACAGGGCCCGGTCGTCGAAGATGCGCGAGGTCGGGATCCGCACGGTGGTGCGGTGCCGGCCGGTGAGGGGGTGGCCGGCGAGGTTGACCCAGTAGCAGCAGTGCCTGAGGTCGAGCCGGTCGTGGCCGGCGCGCAGCCACTGGTCCTGCGACCGGGGCACGATCATCACGACGAGGATCTTGTGCACCGTGACCGGGGTGCGGGCGAGCTTGGCCAGGTGGGCGTTGTCGAGCGTGAAGGAGAAGAACCGGCCCGGGGGGTTGGGCGGTAGCTGGTAGGTGCACTTCAGCTGCACCTTGATGGTCACCTCGTCGTCGACGGTGTGTCCGGGGGCGCTGTGGCTGACGTGCCAGTCGATGCCGTTGTCGGGAAAGGGCTGGGACAGTGAGCAGCCGGCCGCCGCGGCGACCGCGTGCAGATAGCCCACCTGGAGTGTCTCCATGCAGGCGGTGGTGGCGAGTGTGCCCCGTGGGGCGCTCGCGCGCTCGGGCAGCAGCCCGCCCCGCTCGGGCTGTGCCATCACCATGGCGACCAACAGCCTTCCGTGCTTGGTGTATCCCCGCTGCGGACCCGTGAACTGCAAAGACCCGCACTCCTGTTGTCTCCTTCCGGCGTACGGCGCAAACAGCCCGGGTATCACCAAACGGGCAGCGGGCGGACGCGGCGGACGACGCGTCAGCTGCCCTCGTGGACCGAGGAGTTGTTGGCCTATGACGAGCTGGTACGAGGGGCCTCTGGCCGCCTTCGACACGGAGACGACGGGCGTCGACGTGGAGACCGACCGCATCGTGTCGGCCGCCCTCGTCGTCCAGGACGCCCCGGGCTTCCGGCCGCGGGTGCACCGCTGGCTGGTGAACCCGGGCGTGCCGGTGCCGGAGGCGGCGAGGGCGGTGCACGGGCTGACCGACGAGCATCTCCAGCTGAACGGGCGCTGGCCGGCGCCGGTGATGTACGAGATGGCCGAGGAACTGGCGGAGCAGGCCGCGTTGGGCCGCCCGCTGGTGGTGATGAACGCGCCGTTCGATCTGACGCTGCTGGACAGGGAGTTGCGCCGCCATCGGGCCTCGTCGCTGGAGCGCTGGTTCGAGGCGTCGCCGCTGCGGGTGCTGGATCCGCGGGTGCTGGACAAGCATCTCGACCGCTACCGCAAGGGCAGGCGCACGCTCACCGACCTGTGCGCGCACTACGACGTGGCTCTTCAGGACGCGCACGACGCGGCGGCGGACGCGCTGGCCGCGCTGGAGGTGGTCCGCTCGCTGGGCCGTCGCTTCGCGGCCCGCCTCGAGCGGCTGACCCCGGCGGAACTGCACACGCTGCAGACGGGTTGGCACGCGGCTCAGGCCCGCGGCCTGCAGGCGTGGTTCGCGCGCAGTGGGACGGAGGAGACGGTGGACCCGTCGTGGCCGCTGCGTCCGGAACTGCCGGCGGCGGCCGCCTGAGGATGAGAAAAGGCCGGTCCGCCTGTGCGGACCGGCCTTACCCGGTGGGCGATACTGGGTTCGAACCAGTGACCTCTTCGGTGTGAACGAAGCGCTCTCCCACTGAGCTAATCGCCCGGGAACGCACTGAACCATACAGGCCCGCGGGGCGTTCGTTCAAACCGCTTCCAGGCGGGCGGCCAGTCCGCGCCGGCCGGCCCGCATCATCAGCCGGTGGTTCGCGCGGAAGAGGGGCCGGCCTGGCACGGCGAACCGTCTGAGCAGCGGTTTGCGGACGTCGACGACCTGGTCGTAGACGGCGAGGGTGCCGGCGCCGTGCGCGGTGAGCGTCCAGCGCGCCCAACCGTCCACGTCCCCGGTGAGCACGGCCTCCAGGACTCCGGCGGCCGGGTCCCGGCGCACCTCGCGTGCGGTGAAGGTCAGGTCGTAGGGCAGGAGGGAGCGGATCCGGACGACGCCGGCCGTCGGGCCGGTGCGGGTCACCTCGCGCACCTGCCGCCACCAGCTCGGGTAGTCCTCGATCCGTTCCAGCGCCCGGTAGACGGCGTCGGCCGGAGCGGGGAGGGTCCACCGGGTGCGGAAGCGGTAGTGGGTCCAGTCCATGGGACGAGTGTGACGTGAACGGCGGCCGGTCCGGACCTCTCCTTCCGTACCCGTGAAGAAAGGTGACGGTGTTTTGGAAATAGGTCCGTGGATTTCCGCCGGAGACCGCTTCCGGAACTTCTCCCGGAATGGGGGACGGTCCTGGAAGTCGGCCTTCTCCTTGATCCTCGAATACTTCATCAGGAAGAACGGGTCGGGCCGGTCCACTTCTACGGCGCGTTCGCAGGCGCTCCGCTCACAGGTAACGGATCGTCACCGCGCCCTCCCCTGCCCCGCGCATACGACGGCGGCCCGTCCGCTTGATCGCAGACGGGCCGCCGGTTCCGGGTGGGCGATACTGGGTTCGAACCAGTGACCTCTTCGGTGTGAACGAAGCGCTCTCCCACTGAGCTAATCGCCCGGGCACAGGGAGAACATTACCGCATGTCAGGGGCGCCCGGGACCATGGTTCGGCGAGCGCCCGGCCCGCGTGTGCCGAGCTCAGCGGCCTCAGCGGCCGACGGCCCTCCAGGGCGGCACCGTGCCGAACCTCCACAGGTACACCCCGGCCAGCGCGGCGACGATCACCAGGCCGATCGCGGTCAGCGCGATGTTGCGGCGGCGCACCCTGGGGTCGAGCGCCTGCCGGGCCGCCTCGGTGACCTTGCGCTTGGTCCAGCGCAGCGCGAGCTGGGCCCAGACGAACTCGGTGGCCCAGATCGCCATGCCGCCGAAGATCACCAGCCAGCCGGGGCCGGGCAGCGGGAGCATGACGATCCCGGCGATCACGACCAGGAGTCCGGCGACGAAGATCCCGGCCTGCCAGCTCAGGAGCAGCACGCGGTGTGACCGGACGAACGCGGGAGCCCGCGAGCCCAGCCCCCGCCGGTCACGCCCCTCGTCCGCCTCCGCCTCGGCCTTCGCTCGTCCGGGCGCCTTGGCGGGGCGGCCCGGTTCGTCACTCCGCGTATTCATACGCTGCCACCGTACCGGACGAGAATCCGGTCACCGCAATGGGCGTACCGTACGAAGACACCCTCGGCCGGAAGAGTTACGTAAAGCCAAGCAAAACACTCAGAGGGGTTTACAACGGCACCGTAGGTGGCATGTCGATTTCGCCGACGTGCGAATCCCCGAGCGCACACTGAGCGAAAGGCCCTGGCGCTTATGAACACCACGGTCAGCTGCGAGCTGCACCTGCGCCTCGTTGTATCGAGCGAGTCCTCTCTGCCTGTCCCCGCAGGCCTGCGGTACGACACGGCCGACCCCTACGCCGTGCACGCCACCTTCCACACCGGAGCCGAGGAGACCGTCGAGTGGGTGTTCGCCCGCGACCTCCTCGCCGAGGGTCTTCACCGGCCCACGGGCACCGGAGACGTCCGTGTCTGGCCGTCCCGCAGCCATGGCCAGGGCGTCGTGTGCATCGCCCTGAGCTCTCCGGAGGGCGAGGCCCTGCTCGAGGCCCCGGCGCGGGCCCTGGAGTCCTTCCTGAAGCGAACGGACGCGGCCGTGCCCCCGGGCACGGAACACCGGCATTTCGATCTGGATCAGGAGCTGTCGCACATCCTCGCGGAGAGTTAGGCCCGTCGAGGCCCTTCAAGCTGCCCGTTGCCGTCCACTCGGGGAGACGGCTCGGGCCAGGACAACCGCATACGCGAGCACACCGGTACCGGTCTCCCGCGGGGGCTGGTACCGGTGTGCGCGCGTGGCCGCGGCGGCGTCGTGCGCTGCTCGGGGGCGCGTGGAGCCACTACCATCGGCCTGCATCGGCGGGCGTGTGCCCGATGCCCAGGCCAGGGAGCGAAACGTGCTGATCACCCACGACACCCGGTGCGCGCTGGACACCGTGGTGGATCTGGTGAACACCGCACCGGAGGACGAAGCGGCGCCGGACGGGCTGGCGGACGTCGCGGCGCTCGGGGAATTCGTCCGCAATCACAGGATGAGCGACGTGGGGGTGCTGTCCGAGTTCGATCTCTCCGCGGTGCGCAGGATCCGTGGCCGGTTCGCGGGGATCTTCGCGGCCTCCGACTGCCGGACCGCGGCGGGCATGATCAACGAGCTGGTGGCCGCCGCGGGCACCACGCCCCGGCTGACGGACCACGACGGGTACGACTGGCACGTCCACTACTTCGCGCCCGGCGCCTCCGTGGCCGACCACCTGGCCGCCGACTGCGGCATGGCGCTGGCGTTCTTCGTGGTGGCCGGGGAGCGGGAGCGGCTGCGGCGCTGCGAGGCTCCCGACTGCCGGCGTGCCTTCGTCGATCTGTCCCGCAACCGCTCGCGGCGGTACTGCGACAGCCGTACGTGCGGCAATCGTCTGCATGTGGCCGCCTACCGGGCTCGCCGCAAGGAGGCGGCCGGCTGAGCGGAGAGCCGGACGACGGACCGGCCGGGGCCGTCGGTCACCGGGTCACCGTCGATGGTTGTCGTGGTCCCCGGCGGGTGGCGCCGGGGACCCACGCGTACGGCTCACAGCAACAGCAGGTCGTGCAACGAAGCCATGAGCAGCAGACACCCGATCACCGCAAGGAAGATCATCAGCGGCGGCTGGGAAAGGGCGAAGAGACATCCGCGCGGCTCGTCCTGAGGGGGCGCGGACTCTCTCTGTGTCGTGTCCACCATCTCGGGGCGATGATGACGCAGCCGCCGAGCGGTACGCGATCAACACACCAGGAATGTGC of the Streptomyces sp. NBC_01788 genome contains:
- a CDS encoding HIT family protein, producing the protein MTSEPEQQIGVGTQDAFQRLWTPHRMAYIQGENKPSGPGAGDGCPFCSIPAKSDEDGLIVRRGELVYAVLNLYPYNGGHLMVVPYRHVADYTDLTEAETAELAELTKQAMTALRGASGAHGFNLGMNQGAAAGAGIAAHLHQHVVPRWGGDTNFMPVIGHTKVLPQLLADTRKMLAEAWPA
- the thrS gene encoding threonine--tRNA ligase, which codes for MSDVRVIIQRDSEREERTVTTGTTAADLFAGERSIVAVRVGGELKDLAHEIKDGETVEGVEISSEDGLNILRHSTAHVMAQAVQELFPEAKLGIGPPVRDGFYYDFDVEKPFHPDDLKAIEKRMQAIQKQGQRFSRRVVTDEAAREELADEPYKLELIGLKGSASHDDGADVEVGAGELTIYDNLDAKTGELCWKDLCRGPHLPSTRLIPAFKLMRNASAYWRGNEKNKQLQRIYGTAWPSKDELKAHLEFLAEAEKRDHRKLGSELDLFSIPEQIGSGLAVFHPKGGIIRRVMEDYSRRRHEEEGYEFVYTPHATKGKLFETSGHLDWYADGMYPPMQLDEGVDYYLKPMNCPMHNLIFDARGRSYRELPLRLFEFGTVYRYEKSGVVHGLTRARGFTQDDAHIYCTREQMADELDKTLTFVLNLLRDYGLTDFYLELSTKDPEKFVGSDEIWEEATETLRQVGEKQGLQLVPDPGGAAFYGPKISVQVKDAIGRTWQMSTVQLDFNLPERFDLEYTAADGSKQRPVMIHRALFGSIERFFAVLLEHYAGAFPAWLAPVQAVGIPVGDAHVEYLQKFAADAKKKGLRVEVDSSSDRMQKKIRNAQRAKVPFMVIVGDDDMNAGTVSFRYRDGSQENGIPRDEALAKIVDVVERRVQV
- a CDS encoding DUF4365 domain-containing protein, with product MVMAQPERGGLLPERASAPRGTLATTACMETLQVGYLHAVAAAAGCSLSQPFPDNGIDWHVSHSAPGHTVDDEVTIKVQLKCTYQLPPNPPGRFFSFTLDNAHLAKLARTPVTVHKILVVMIVPRSQDQWLRAGHDRLDLRHCCYWVNLAGHPLTGRHRTTVRIPTSRIFDDRALCEIMTRVGTGGRP
- a CDS encoding 3'-5' exonuclease, with the protein product MTSWYEGPLAAFDTETTGVDVETDRIVSAALVVQDAPGFRPRVHRWLVNPGVPVPEAARAVHGLTDEHLQLNGRWPAPVMYEMAEELAEQAALGRPLVVMNAPFDLTLLDRELRRHRASSLERWFEASPLRVLDPRVLDKHLDRYRKGRRTLTDLCAHYDVALQDAHDAAADALAALEVVRSLGRRFAARLERLTPAELHTLQTGWHAAQARGLQAWFARSGTEETVDPSWPLRPELPAAAA
- a CDS encoding SRPBCC family protein, producing MDWTHYRFRTRWTLPAPADAVYRALERIEDYPSWWRQVREVTRTGPTAGVVRIRSLLPYDLTFTAREVRRDPAAGVLEAVLTGDVDGWARWTLTAHGAGTLAVYDQVVDVRKPLLRRFAVPGRPLFRANHRLMMRAGRRGLAARLEAV
- a CDS encoding TIGR02611 family protein, which translates into the protein MNTRSDEPGRPAKAPGRAKAEAEADEGRDRRGLGSRAPAFVRSHRVLLLSWQAGIFVAGLLVVIAGIVMLPLPGPGWLVIFGGMAIWATEFVWAQLALRWTKRKVTEAARQALDPRVRRRNIALTAIGLVIVAALAGVYLWRFGTVPPWRAVGR
- a CDS encoding SsgA family sporulation/cell division regulator gives rise to the protein MNTTVSCELHLRLVVSSESSLPVPAGLRYDTADPYAVHATFHTGAEETVEWVFARDLLAEGLHRPTGTGDVRVWPSRSHGQGVVCIALSSPEGEALLEAPARALESFLKRTDAAVPPGTEHRHFDLDQELSHILAES
- a CDS encoding CGNR zinc finger domain-containing protein; its protein translation is MLITHDTRCALDTVVDLVNTAPEDEAAPDGLADVAALGEFVRNHRMSDVGVLSEFDLSAVRRIRGRFAGIFAASDCRTAAGMINELVAAAGTTPRLTDHDGYDWHVHYFAPGASVADHLAADCGMALAFFVVAGERERLRRCEAPDCRRAFVDLSRNRSRRYCDSRTCGNRLHVAAYRARRKEAAG